From the Ruminiclostridium josui JCM 17888 genome, one window contains:
- a CDS encoding DUF6550 family protein, producing MNNITDKTKKWLTIAGLGIVCVALVIAISSQFKTETPMGDAIASPTAVTDNKVNPGIDTGDTAEEKEVVIQANEPVAAPTDDTAAKTDQQVQNLQPEVTKPAAPTESQKTDKTQKPNGEKVDNVKAVDHDSVKKPNTTQTGEPQGGEKKDGKVYLPGFGWVTETGGSGTTVGEQGDELTGNKVGTMD from the coding sequence ATGAATAATATAACTGACAAGACAAAGAAATGGCTGACCATCGCCGGACTTGGTATTGTGTGCGTGGCGCTGGTTATAGCAATATCCTCTCAATTTAAAACTGAAACGCCGATGGGAGATGCCATAGCTTCGCCCACTGCAGTTACAGATAATAAGGTCAATCCAGGCATCGATACCGGTGATACGGCAGAAGAAAAAGAAGTGGTCATCCAGGCCAACGAACCGGTTGCAGCGCCGACCGATGACACAGCGGCTAAGACCGATCAGCAGGTACAGAATCTTCAGCCGGAAGTGACCAAACCGGCAGCGCCGACAGAAAGCCAAAAGACCGACAAAACCCAAAAGCCCAACGGAGAAAAGGTTGACAATGTGAAAGCGGTAGACCATGACAGTGTAAAAAAACCAAATACCACGCAAACCGGTGAGCCGCAGGGCGGTGAGAAAAAAGACGGCAAGGTTTATCTCCCCGGCTTCGGTTGGGTAACCGAAACAGGAGGCTCGGGTACAACGGTAGGTGAACAAGGGGATGAGCTTACTGGCAACAAGGTTGGGACGATGGATTAA